The following proteins come from a genomic window of Rhodohalobacter sp. 614A:
- a CDS encoding flavin monoamine oxidase family protein: MRSLSRKEFIIKSGTLLGGAYTSLLALDLLKAAPVHRFDLSETHDAKHVLILGAGLTGLTAAYELQKLGYHCTILEARNRIGGRCWSVRNGSSNEETDLGSHTASFDDGLYFNAGPSRIPHHHDLTLHYCKTLNVPLEIYNNINEAAYFFSEGEGPLSNQKIRAREIHNDVRGHMAELLAKAVDQQALNLSMSPQDVEKFIQYLRAEGGLDVDKLYKASARRGYKTSPGTEPGEVSEAYRLSEYLSSGLMEPDFYNVAEYTLELQMTMFQAVGGMDRIAQALGEQVHADIHLGAEVSSIKNSEDGVTVTYSKPEGESQIEADFCICTIPLSVLTYLDHNFSGNVTRAIDYSSYNTTGKIGLQFKRRFWEEDEGIYGGITRTNNDLTQIFYPSNDYQSKKGILIGSYHFGDSADRIGRLSYPEREQFALEKGRMIHPQYSDEFESSFSVSWHKTKFNLGGWAEYNSQTRETIYKVLQEPERNVYFAGEHMTYLNAWMAGAFESARSVVGKIHSRVNEQHFEYPKTSG, encoded by the coding sequence TTGCGCAGTCTTTCCCGAAAAGAGTTTATTATCAAAAGCGGTACCCTTCTTGGCGGTGCCTATACTTCACTTCTGGCTTTAGATCTTTTAAAAGCAGCGCCCGTCCACAGGTTTGATTTATCCGAAACCCATGATGCCAAACATGTTCTCATTCTTGGCGCGGGACTAACGGGATTAACAGCCGCTTACGAACTTCAAAAGCTGGGATATCATTGCACAATCCTGGAAGCGCGTAACCGAATCGGCGGAAGATGTTGGAGCGTTCGAAATGGAAGTTCCAATGAAGAAACGGATTTGGGTTCGCACACAGCTTCTTTTGATGACGGCCTCTATTTCAATGCCGGCCCAAGCCGTATTCCGCATCACCATGATTTGACGCTCCATTATTGCAAAACACTGAATGTTCCGCTGGAAATCTATAATAACATCAACGAAGCGGCATACTTTTTCAGTGAAGGAGAAGGCCCGCTTTCCAACCAAAAAATTCGTGCCCGCGAAATCCATAATGATGTACGCGGACATATGGCAGAACTCCTTGCCAAAGCTGTGGATCAGCAAGCGCTGAATTTAAGTATGTCACCCCAAGACGTGGAAAAATTCATTCAATACCTGCGGGCTGAGGGAGGATTGGACGTTGACAAACTGTACAAAGCATCTGCCCGCCGGGGATATAAAACATCGCCCGGAACAGAGCCCGGTGAAGTTTCTGAAGCTTATAGATTGAGCGAATATCTTTCTTCCGGGTTGATGGAGCCCGATTTTTACAATGTTGCCGAATATACATTGGAGCTCCAAATGACAATGTTCCAGGCGGTTGGCGGTATGGATCGGATTGCTCAGGCACTGGGTGAACAGGTTCATGCTGATATTCATCTTGGGGCAGAAGTTTCATCTATCAAGAATAGTGAGGATGGAGTTACGGTAACGTATTCCAAACCTGAAGGCGAATCTCAGATCGAAGCAGATTTCTGTATCTGCACAATTCCCTTATCAGTCCTGACGTACCTGGATCATAATTTTTCCGGGAATGTGACGCGGGCCATCGATTATTCTTCCTACAACACTACAGGTAAAATAGGCCTTCAATTCAAACGGCGCTTTTGGGAAGAAGATGAAGGAATTTATGGCGGAATCACCCGAACCAATAACGATCTGACCCAAATTTTTTATCCCTCAAATGATTATCAATCAAAAAAAGGAATTCTGATTGGCAGCTATCATTTTGGTGACAGCGCCGATCGTATCGGACGCCTCTCGTACCCCGAACGCGAACAATTTGCACTTGAAAAAGGCCGTATGATTCATCCCCAATACAGCGATGAATTTGAAAGCTCTTTTTCGGTAAGCTGGCACAAAACAAAATTCAACCTGGGCGGTTGGGCAGAATACAATTCCCAGACCCGCGAAACCATCTACAAGGTTCTGCAAGAACCGGAACGGAACGTCTATTTTGCGGGAGAACATATGACATACCTTAACGCCTGGATGGCAGGCGCATTTGAATCGGCCCGCAGTGTTGTAGGTAAAATTCACAGCCGCGTTAACGAACAACATTTTGAATATCCCAAAACCAGTGGTTAA
- a CDS encoding DNA integrity scanning protein DisA nucleotide-binding domain protein: MMFKKAYSKEIELLDKELEINRIYIGEILEKFPEFKNYLASAMFAKPHEEQMPKWGMFFMDEFPEETTEIIDEYTPTFCDGEVTFGLSIQGRDTIYTAAFDHALLDSEILSFCKSDHEAVLIRSDKRLSIYHQGKIHICEHRLWRTLGELNTALKKIEMHFPDLDTENFSKILRFAYYELSLRGIGATIVYWLDSKYQQTASPIKDTFNLDFNTPSHQQMLKQYITYNDGAVIINHENRILGGQTHLSYSEASKKMIEAYAGTRHTSARRFSYDYPQAIIVTVSMDGPVSIFSDGCNLVTLDYASIQPNEELIEIVREYNDIPASEDEYERECTNCGKHYHITVLDFPGWEEQKNANCDVCGNLIDSANCFKIDQILLKKIS, from the coding sequence ATGATGTTTAAGAAGGCATATTCGAAGGAGATTGAACTTTTGGATAAGGAATTGGAGATAAACCGAATCTATATCGGTGAAATCCTTGAAAAATTTCCTGAATTCAAAAACTATCTTGCTTCTGCCATGTTTGCCAAACCACATGAAGAGCAAATGCCAAAATGGGGAATGTTCTTTATGGATGAATTCCCCGAAGAAACCACAGAAATTATTGATGAATATACACCTACCTTTTGCGACGGAGAAGTAACTTTTGGACTCAGTATCCAGGGCAGAGATACCATCTATACGGCTGCGTTTGATCACGCTCTTCTCGATTCTGAAATTTTAAGCTTTTGTAAATCCGACCACGAGGCGGTTCTGATTCGGTCCGATAAACGCCTGTCCATTTACCATCAGGGAAAGATTCATATTTGTGAACACCGTTTATGGCGCACTCTTGGCGAACTGAATACTGCGCTCAAAAAAATCGAGATGCATTTCCCGGATCTCGATACCGAAAATTTCTCAAAAATACTGAGGTTTGCCTATTACGAACTTTCACTTCGGGGAATTGGGGCAACGATTGTGTATTGGCTGGATTCAAAATATCAACAGACAGCGTCTCCCATTAAAGATACCTTTAACCTCGACTTTAATACCCCGAGTCACCAACAGATGCTGAAACAGTACATTACATATAACGACGGTGCCGTCATTATCAACCATGAAAACAGAATTTTAGGCGGCCAAACCCATCTGTCATACAGCGAGGCCAGCAAAAAAATGATTGAAGCGTACGCCGGAACCCGCCATACATCTGCACGGCGTTTCAGCTACGACTATCCACAAGCCATCATTGTAACAGTTTCCATGGACGGACCGGTGTCCATCTTTTCTGATGGCTGCAACCTTGTTACGCTCGACTATGCCTCCATTCAACCCAATGAAGAGTTGATTGAAATTGTACGCGAATATAACGACATACCCGCCTCTGAAGATGAATACGAAAGGGAATGCACTAATTGCGGAAAACATTATCACATCACCGTTCTGGATTTCCCCGGTTGGGAAGAACAAAAAAACGCCAATTGTGATGTCTGCGGCAACCTGATTGATTCAGCAAATTGTTTTAAAATCGATCAGATTTTATTGAAAAAAATTTCGTGA
- a CDS encoding outer membrane protein encodes MKKSLLLLTFLMGALTVAASAQSASDRAAIKDAFGIGPRLGYYKATDADEGNFYGGLQARLRLGAVVGLEGAVDYRAGQEYGFGDYTVKTSSIPVTASLMLFAPISNSFSPYGLAGIGAYYTKYDYEGALAEFAEDDDSSFNMGYHLGFGAEFPFNEKVALNVDYRYIFLNPDDNEESFEDADLNSNAFTAGLMFYF; translated from the coding sequence ATGAAGAAATCATTATTACTTCTGACGTTTTTAATGGGAGCACTTACAGTAGCAGCAAGTGCTCAGAGCGCATCAGATCGCGCAGCAATTAAGGATGCATTTGGTATAGGTCCTCGCTTAGGATACTATAAAGCAACAGATGCTGACGAAGGTAATTTTTATGGAGGATTGCAGGCACGGCTCAGATTGGGCGCAGTGGTGGGTCTTGAAGGAGCTGTGGATTATCGTGCAGGGCAGGAATATGGTTTTGGTGACTATACCGTAAAAACCAGTTCTATTCCTGTAACGGCATCACTGATGCTTTTTGCACCAATCAGCAACAGTTTTTCACCTTATGGATTAGCCGGTATTGGCGCGTATTACACCAAATACGACTATGAAGGGGCCTTAGCAGAATTTGCAGAGGATGATGACAGCAGTTTTAATATGGGTTATCATCTTGGGTTTGGAGCTGAATTTCCATTCAACGAAAAAGTTGCCCTGAATGTGGACTACAGGTACATCTTTTTAAACCCTGATGATAATGAGGAATCATTCGAAGACGCAGATCTGAATTCAAATGCATTTACTGCCGGACTGATGTTTTATTTCTAA
- a CDS encoding sensor histidine kinase: MTIKSRLNIVTILSVGSVIGLYLYLWYSTFQVDQHFEQIDQISDFTKTVSELNLVIDNYLEYREQRHLDSWNILFNRLTYYEKNIEDLSETNVISNSLSSIQSAFQLIEKIRQNPEAYPDIIDRYRLLERAESRIRSDIQMLLTISHNIASNRRETIREIQVSQQINFLMIMIPVVTLLGYLLYQLRTRIKNSLKELLEGTQQIAKGNLDLRVELQGNDEHKRLAENFNLMTQRLQEQINKEREAREKAEENQKRWEGLVEQDPNLVMIHIDGEIQFINPAGAQMMGASTPEELIGKSAYDFFLQSESQIKRKTDKPNKRNGINTPAIRKVYGLDKIERFVQIESVPIRYFGREASQTVGLDITDYIKYENELEKSIEEKTILLQEVHHRVKNNLAVTSGLLYMQRVSTDNPEIENLLGESERRIKTMTLIHELLYSSSDLSSIPMDEYIGNLVNLIQNSLDPEKNIDVTISSDSFAINVTQAVPCALILNELISNSYKHAFKNQETGLIDISVHQKNGDIEFAVRDNGIGIPDVFLREDGTSLGLTIVRTLIRQVEGTFEIKNDRGTAARFQFKKIESKPSGHST; the protein is encoded by the coding sequence ATGACGATTAAATCACGCCTGAATATCGTAACAATTCTATCGGTAGGTTCCGTTATTGGCCTTTATCTTTACTTGTGGTATTCCACATTCCAGGTCGACCAGCATTTTGAGCAAATTGACCAGATCAGCGATTTTACAAAAACGGTATCAGAACTAAACCTGGTTATTGATAACTACCTTGAGTACAGGGAACAACGCCATCTGGACAGTTGGAATATTCTTTTTAACCGGTTGACCTATTACGAAAAAAACATTGAAGATCTCTCCGAAACCAATGTTATTTCCAATTCTTTGTCTTCAATCCAAAGTGCATTTCAGCTGATTGAAAAAATCAGGCAAAATCCCGAGGCCTATCCGGATATCATTGACCGGTACCGGCTCCTTGAGCGGGCAGAGTCGCGAATACGATCCGATATACAAATGCTGCTGACTATCTCCCATAATATTGCATCGAACCGCAGAGAAACGATACGGGAAATACAGGTCAGCCAGCAAATCAACTTCCTGATGATTATGATTCCGGTGGTGACGCTTCTCGGATATCTTTTGTACCAGCTAAGAACCCGTATCAAAAATTCTCTGAAAGAACTTCTGGAAGGAACTCAACAAATTGCCAAAGGTAATCTTGACTTACGGGTTGAACTACAAGGCAATGACGAACACAAACGGTTGGCGGAGAATTTTAACCTGATGACCCAGCGCCTCCAGGAGCAAATTAATAAAGAACGGGAGGCACGCGAAAAAGCTGAGGAAAATCAAAAACGATGGGAAGGGCTTGTTGAACAGGATCCGAATTTGGTTATGATTCACATAGACGGTGAAATTCAGTTTATTAATCCTGCGGGTGCTCAAATGATGGGAGCCTCCACACCCGAAGAACTCATCGGAAAATCTGCCTATGATTTTTTCCTTCAAAGTGAATCTCAGATAAAAAGAAAAACAGATAAACCCAATAAAAGAAACGGAATTAACACACCGGCAATTCGCAAAGTATATGGCCTCGATAAAATTGAACGCTTTGTACAGATAGAATCTGTCCCCATCCGGTATTTTGGGCGTGAAGCATCTCAAACAGTAGGATTAGATATCACGGATTATATCAAGTATGAAAATGAACTGGAGAAATCCATCGAAGAAAAAACCATCCTGCTTCAGGAAGTTCATCACCGTGTGAAAAATAACCTGGCAGTAACATCAGGACTTCTTTACATGCAAAGAGTCTCCACCGATAATCCCGAAATTGAAAACCTGTTAGGGGAAAGTGAACGGCGGATTAAGACAATGACTCTGATTCACGAATTGCTCTATAGTTCATCTGATTTGTCTTCCATCCCTATGGATGAATACATCGGAAACCTTGTAAATTTAATCCAAAATAGCCTGGACCCTGAGAAAAACATAGACGTGACAATTTCTTCTGATTCTTTTGCAATTAACGTGACCCAGGCCGTTCCCTGTGCCTTGATTCTGAATGAGTTGATTTCCAACTCTTACAAACACGCTTTTAAAAATCAGGAAACCGGTTTGATTGATATTTCTGTCCATCAAAAAAATGGAGATATAGAGTTTGCCGTGCGTGATAACGGAATAGGAATTCCCGACGTTTTTCTAAGAGAAGATGGGACATCGCTTGGCCTCACCATTGTACGAACCCTTATCAGACAGGTGGAAGGTACATTCGAAATTAAGAATGATAGAGGAACCGCTGCCCGTTTTCAGTTTAAAAAAATTGAAAGCAAGCCATCAGGCCATTCCACGTAA
- a CDS encoding ABC transporter substrate-binding protein produces MKDVRSKYHCQFWGGLLSVFFWLILTGCAQPNVDNTQELTPLQIGITSTYQGEAATYVALDRGFFQKNGLDVTLKSNPSGKVSLKDLFDGTVQIAHVAETEVLYSLLDTSYYSGESAPSFQIFADMVYSNKIQKIIARKDHGISEPVDMVGKKVALLEGTQLDYFLDSFLLEHQISNDEFETINMDPKEQVEAIKNGEIDVAVLWEPYASFAQNELGENATYLKTDLTYSTLWLSTTHASYAESHPEVLRSYLRSIKAAQDYIKRNPDYTQELLAQRTGTPVEVVKSLWSEIDFELSLSERMLTLLEDQGRWMIRNNYADRTIEDMQQFVNFRPMQDVHPRGITVVR; encoded by the coding sequence ATGAAAGACGTACGAAGCAAATATCATTGCCAGTTTTGGGGAGGGCTCCTTTCCGTCTTCTTTTGGTTGATACTTACTGGATGTGCTCAACCAAATGTTGACAATACACAGGAATTAACACCGCTTCAGATTGGCATCACTTCTACCTATCAGGGGGAGGCCGCTACGTATGTTGCTTTGGATAGAGGTTTTTTCCAAAAAAATGGATTAGACGTTACTTTAAAATCCAATCCCTCGGGAAAAGTTTCGCTGAAAGATCTTTTTGATGGTACTGTTCAAATAGCTCATGTAGCAGAAACAGAAGTTCTCTATTCGCTTTTAGACACAAGTTATTATTCGGGAGAATCTGCCCCTTCTTTTCAAATTTTTGCTGATATGGTCTACTCCAATAAGATTCAGAAAATCATTGCAAGAAAAGACCATGGAATCTCCGAACCTGTTGATATGGTCGGCAAAAAGGTAGCCTTGCTTGAAGGCACACAACTCGATTACTTCCTTGACTCTTTCCTGCTGGAACACCAGATCTCTAATGATGAATTTGAGACGATTAACATGGATCCGAAAGAGCAGGTGGAAGCCATTAAAAATGGAGAAATTGATGTGGCCGTACTTTGGGAACCTTATGCTTCATTTGCTCAAAATGAGCTGGGGGAAAATGCAACATATCTTAAAACAGATCTGACGTATTCCACTTTATGGCTTTCAACAACACACGCTTCGTATGCCGAATCTCACCCCGAAGTATTACGCTCATATCTGCGATCCATTAAGGCAGCGCAGGATTATATCAAAAGGAATCCCGACTATACGCAGGAACTTTTGGCACAACGGACCGGAACTCCTGTAGAAGTAGTCAAATCTCTTTGGAGTGAAATTGATTTTGAACTATCACTCAGTGAACGAATGCTCACTTTACTTGAAGACCAGGGCCGATGGATGATTCGTAATAATTATGCTGATAGAACCATCGAAGACATGCAACAATTTGTGAATTTCAGACCCATGCAGGACGTTCACCCTCGCGGAATCACAGTGGTAAGATGA
- a CDS encoding acyltransferase family protein → METSNQPKKIRRYDLDWLRVIVFALLILYHVGMFFVPWGWHIKNNEIYEWLRWPMLFVNQWRLPILFVISGMGTAFALSYRSGWQFIKERHIRLLIPLLFGMLVIVPPQVYVERLAYGSFTASFFDYLMGPAYTGIYPEGNFSWHHLWFLPYLLVYSIILAPVFLYFRNHPENIFLNGLRKLLLKNPFSLYLFIIPLYLFESLMEPFFPITHNLVWDWFNFISSLTLFLYGFLLISVKQEFWIAVDQIKYKTLWIGIISFGCMIGIRMIFEDSTPVHFTEAAFKVVNLWSWILTLFGYAAVYLNRKSYAVQYCNQAVYPFYILHQTITVIIGFYLMDLNWGLAPKFALMVIGTFGISWLIYEFLIRRSAILRPLFGVKVKI, encoded by the coding sequence ATGGAAACCTCTAATCAACCTAAAAAAATCCGCCGATACGATCTTGACTGGCTTCGCGTCATTGTCTTTGCACTTTTAATCTTGTACCACGTCGGAATGTTTTTTGTGCCCTGGGGATGGCATATCAAAAACAACGAAATTTACGAGTGGCTTCGCTGGCCGATGCTCTTTGTCAACCAGTGGAGACTGCCAATACTTTTCGTCATCTCCGGGATGGGAACAGCCTTTGCCCTCTCCTACCGATCCGGCTGGCAATTTATAAAAGAGCGCCATATTCGTCTGCTTATTCCACTGCTCTTTGGCATGCTGGTTATTGTACCGCCCCAGGTTTATGTAGAACGCCTTGCTTACGGTTCATTTACAGCTTCCTTTTTTGATTATTTAATGGGTCCGGCTTATACAGGAATTTATCCTGAAGGAAATTTTAGCTGGCATCATTTGTGGTTTCTGCCTTATCTGCTGGTATACTCAATAATTCTTGCGCCGGTTTTTCTTTACTTTCGTAATCATCCCGAAAACATTTTTTTAAATGGATTGAGAAAGTTGCTGCTTAAAAATCCTTTCAGCCTTTACCTTTTTATAATTCCTCTTTATCTCTTTGAATCTCTTATGGAACCGTTCTTCCCGATTACTCATAACCTGGTATGGGATTGGTTTAATTTCATAAGCAGCCTTACACTTTTCCTCTATGGTTTTCTGTTGATCAGTGTGAAGCAGGAATTCTGGATCGCGGTTGATCAGATCAAATACAAAACGCTTTGGATTGGCATCATTTCATTTGGCTGTATGATTGGAATTCGGATGATATTCGAAGATTCCACACCTGTTCACTTTACAGAGGCAGCTTTTAAAGTGGTCAATCTCTGGTCGTGGATTCTTACTCTTTTTGGATATGCTGCGGTTTATTTAAATCGTAAAAGTTATGCGGTTCAATACTGCAACCAGGCCGTTTATCCTTTTTATATTCTGCATCAAACCATAACGGTTATTATTGGTTTTTACCTGATGGATCTTAATTGGGGATTGGCTCCAAAATTCGCGTTAATGGTGATCGGAACCTTTGGTATCAGTTGGCTTATTTACGAATTTTTGATCCGAAGATCTGCCATTCTTCGTCCCCTTTTCGGAGTAAAGGTAAAAATTTGA
- a CDS encoding LytR/AlgR family response regulator transcription factor — protein MLFLKQPYPFFHQGKKLLTIAALILIFAFLFEFLLEPFNVARSEHYFSYWIISLLHSANAATIYILFSFAASQFINEEDWKIYKEISFFMILFLLIGSGQFFIREMIYDNPFNVSLRYFIEEIKNTYLVGTIILFIISVINLKFLTKRNQQRANQISVPKMEIESDPDTIKIEAQLTSDHFDLPPADLLCIKSDGNYLEFFLKNGEKSQKKVKRMTLKSAEDQLSSYAFIIKTHRAYLVNIQQVEKVSGNAQGYQLSIKNLDFQVPVSRSRIELFDRVFG, from the coding sequence ATGCTCTTTCTAAAACAACCATATCCATTTTTTCATCAGGGCAAAAAACTGCTGACCATCGCTGCCCTGATCCTTATTTTTGCATTTCTTTTCGAGTTTTTGCTGGAACCATTTAATGTTGCTCGAAGTGAACACTATTTCAGCTACTGGATTATAAGCCTTCTTCACTCAGCAAATGCTGCCACCATTTACATCCTTTTCTCTTTCGCTGCCTCTCAATTCATCAATGAAGAGGACTGGAAAATCTATAAAGAGATCTCCTTTTTTATGATTCTTTTTTTGCTGATCGGAAGCGGGCAATTTTTCATACGAGAAATGATTTATGATAATCCGTTTAATGTATCGCTACGGTATTTTATTGAAGAGATTAAAAACACATATCTCGTTGGGACGATCATTCTTTTTATTATTTCGGTAATCAACCTGAAGTTTCTTACGAAGAGAAATCAGCAAAGAGCAAATCAGATCTCTGTCCCTAAAATGGAAATTGAATCCGATCCTGATACAATTAAAATCGAGGCACAACTCACTTCAGATCACTTTGACTTGCCGCCGGCCGATTTGCTTTGTATCAAATCAGACGGAAACTATCTTGAGTTTTTTCTTAAAAACGGAGAGAAATCTCAAAAGAAAGTTAAAAGGATGACGCTAAAAAGTGCTGAAGATCAATTGTCTTCCTATGCTTTTATCATCAAGACACACCGGGCATATTTGGTCAATATTCAACAGGTAGAAAAAGTGTCCGGCAATGCCCAGGGGTATCAACTTTCCATCAAAAACCTGGATTTCCAGGTACCGGTTTCCCGCAGCCGAATTGAATTATTTGACCGGGTTTTTGGGTAG
- a CDS encoding VOC family protein codes for MKIEHIAIWTKNLEQLKEFYENYFDATSNELYTNQKKNFQSYFLTFDSGARLEIMQRPDIESASKSPEKEYFGYAHLAISVDSEEKVNELTEILRNDGFPILDGPRRTGDGYYESVVSDPDGNRVEITT; via the coding sequence ATGAAAATTGAACACATCGCTATCTGGACCAAAAACCTGGAACAGTTAAAAGAATTTTACGAGAACTATTTTGATGCAACTTCAAATGAGCTTTACACCAATCAAAAGAAGAACTTTCAATCCTATTTTTTAACATTTGACTCCGGAGCCCGGCTGGAAATCATGCAGCGACCTGATATCGAATCCGCATCAAAATCCCCCGAAAAAGAATACTTTGGATATGCTCACCTGGCGATCTCAGTGGATTCAGAAGAAAAAGTAAATGAACTGACAGAAATCCTGAGAAATGACGGCTTTCCTATCCTGGATGGCCCCCGAAGAACCGGTGATGGATATTATGAAAGTGTGGTTTCCGATCCAGATGGAAATCGAGTAGAGATTACAACTTGA
- a CDS encoding O-methyltransferase yields the protein MNDFIFHKLPEQLGEIEIATNESGFSMPSERKTGSLLKTLASSKPGGKFLELGTGTGLSTAWLLSGMCANSSLLSVDNDEAPQKIAVRYLDSDPRVTFLCEDGFKVIQHQKAASFDLIFADAWPGKYFLLDETLELLKPGGFYVIDDMLPQSNWPEGHDQKAAQLLEILHQKENFSVCQLEWATGVVICTRLS from the coding sequence ATGAATGATTTCATATTTCACAAGCTTCCTGAACAACTTGGGGAGATTGAAATTGCTACAAATGAAAGCGGCTTCTCCATGCCGTCTGAAAGAAAAACCGGCTCACTTCTGAAGACACTGGCTTCTTCAAAACCGGGCGGAAAATTTCTGGAACTTGGTACAGGAACCGGACTTTCCACGGCCTGGCTTCTTTCTGGAATGTGTGCAAATTCTTCCCTGCTTTCTGTTGATAATGATGAAGCTCCTCAAAAAATTGCTGTCCGATATCTGGACTCCGATCCCCGTGTAACATTTCTTTGTGAAGATGGATTTAAAGTTATACAACATCAAAAAGCAGCATCCTTTGATTTGATTTTCGCGGATGCCTGGCCGGGAAAATATTTCTTACTGGATGAAACTCTTGAGCTTTTAAAGCCTGGCGGATTTTATGTAATTGATGATATGCTGCCTCAATCCAACTGGCCGGAAGGTCATGACCAAAAGGCCGCCCAGCTTTTGGAAATTTTGCATCAAAAAGAAAACTTTTCCGTTTGTCAGCTTGAATGGGCTACCGGTGTTGTCATCTGCACCCGGCTTTCATAA
- a CDS encoding VOC family protein, giving the protein MNRPDTINYLELPASDIMATKKFFETVFNWSFQDYGHEYTAFKEDHLDGGFYKSDKKSLTENGATLIVFYSNDLEATQEKIQSAGGQIVKPIFSFPGGRRFHFTEPSGNELAVWSDN; this is encoded by the coding sequence ATGAATAGACCTGACACTATCAATTATCTGGAGCTTCCCGCAAGCGATATAATGGCAACAAAGAAATTTTTTGAAACGGTTTTCAACTGGTCCTTCCAGGATTACGGACATGAATACACCGCTTTTAAGGAAGACCATCTGGATGGCGGATTCTACAAATCAGATAAAAAATCCTTAACAGAAAATGGTGCAACTCTGATTGTTTTTTACAGTAACGATCTGGAAGCCACTCAGGAAAAAATTCAGAGTGCAGGCGGACAAATAGTCAAACCAATTTTCTCATTTCCGGGTGGCCGCCGGTTTCATTTTACCGAGCCAAGTGGAAATGAACTTGCAGTATGGTCCGATAATTAG
- a CDS encoding quinone oxidoreductase family protein: MTEISKPQKGDKMKAVAIHQFGGADEIQIQEFPIPEIAPDEVLIRVHTAGVGIWDAKEREGLFAKANGGKNPDFPKTLGREASGTILKIGNDVMHFHEGDKVYINGSPSPTANLYAEYATAKAKHVMPIPENLSMLEAGALPIAAITALTGLDDILKLQPHETIIIFGASGGLGHLAVQLAKTMGARVFGVASGKDGVDIVQKLGADGVVNGHDKHFIKTVKDFSPDGFDAALFTTGGKAANETMKMIKDCGRAAYPNGIDPEPKAIKGINLQAYSMNSSPEVYKKLNNLIEKDTFHVHIARSFPLEAAAEAHRQMNDHYVGKFVLEVI; the protein is encoded by the coding sequence ATGACTGAGATTTCAAAACCCCAAAAAGGCGATAAAATGAAAGCTGTAGCCATTCATCAATTTGGTGGCGCTGATGAGATACAGATACAGGAATTCCCAATTCCTGAAATAGCACCGGACGAAGTGTTAATTCGTGTGCATACCGCCGGTGTAGGTATCTGGGACGCCAAAGAACGGGAAGGTTTATTTGCGAAGGCGAATGGTGGTAAAAATCCCGATTTCCCCAAAACGCTGGGGCGGGAAGCTTCAGGAACGATTCTAAAAATCGGGAATGATGTAATGCATTTTCATGAAGGCGATAAAGTTTACATAAATGGCTCGCCGAGTCCCACGGCAAATTTGTATGCTGAATATGCAACGGCAAAAGCAAAGCATGTCATGCCGATTCCCGAAAACCTCAGTATGCTCGAAGCCGGTGCCCTTCCGATTGCCGCTATCACGGCTTTGACCGGATTAGACGACATTTTAAAACTCCAGCCGCATGAAACAATCATCATTTTTGGAGCAAGCGGAGGACTTGGTCACCTTGCCGTACAGCTTGCAAAAACAATGGGAGCACGAGTTTTCGGGGTCGCCTCGGGAAAAGATGGTGTAGATATTGTCCAAAAACTGGGCGCAGATGGTGTTGTGAACGGGCATGACAAACATTTTATAAAAACTGTCAAAGATTTTTCCCCGGATGGTTTTGATGCTGCATTGTTTACAACCGGTGGAAAAGCGGCAAATGAAACCATGAAAATGATTAAAGATTGCGGGCGTGCAGCTTATCCGAACGGAATTGATCCTGAACCGAAAGCTATTAAAGGAATAAATCTTCAGGCTTATAGTATGAACTCATCGCCTGAGGTTTACAAAAAACTGAATAACCTAATTGAAAAAGACACATTCCATGTTCATATCGCGCGAAGCTTTCCCCTTGAAGCCGCGGCAGAGGCGCATCGGCAGATGAACGATCATTATGTTGGAAAATTTGTCCTTGAGGTTATTTAA